A stretch of DNA from Bacteroidota bacterium:
CAATGTGCCTATCCACACTACTCCCTTCCTGTACCGGCTGGGCTCCACTGCGGTTACAGCTCGTCCCCCAACGTTGTACGATTCGGTAACACTCCGACTAGCAAGATTGATTTTGTAGACTGCAGAATTATCCCGGGCCCAAACATGGCCGTTGCTTTCTTCAGCAAGCACTTGAAGGGGACCCTTCAGCGTTTCTCCCGCGTGACTGACGTGAATTTCACTAACGGCACCGGTAACCGGATCGAGCAAACCGAGCGAGCTCCCCGGAACCCAGAATGTTGTCGGTTCGCCGCTCTTCGATGTGTGCATTCCTCCCGCATGAGAAATCCCCCCCAAGCGCATGAACGATTCCGAAGCCCGATCGAACCGATCCAAACCCTTTTCCGTCTTTATCCACAGGACATGATTGCTATCTTCAAACAACGCGACAATCCAACTGCTGCTGAGAGAACGGGGATTCCCGGGGTTATGGCGGAATACTTTGAACTCGACGCCGTCGAACCGGTTAAGCCCGTCATGTGTTCCAATCCAGATGAAGCCTTTGTGATCCTGTAGAATGGCGTTAATGGATCCTTGTGAGAGCCCGTCTTCCACACGGAAGTGCCGGAAGTTCAATTGCGCCGGTTGTTGCCCGAAAGCAACTCCGCCAAGAAGAACAAGAACCAGACTCAGAAAGAGCATGCGGTCAAAAGGGCTAGCGATAAAGGAAAGACTAAGAGAAGATAGAGAATGATGAGCGAATCGGCAAGTGAACGGCTAAGAATGCGAAACGCAAAGGCCGGCATTTCGCCGGCCCGGGTTACCCAGTGCAAAGTGATGCTACCTCAACAAAGCGACTATTCGTTCCTTGCTGCTTTCTCAGCGAAGGAGCACGAGTTTCCGCGTGTGTACAAATTGTCCCGACTGAAGGCGGTAGAAATACACGCCGCTTGCCAACCCTGAGGCATCAAATCGTACTGACCTGAATCCTGCCTCCGCAAACTCGTTCAAGAGTGTCGCCACTTCCTGGCCGAGGATATTGTAGATTCTGAGGGTAACGTATGCCGGCTTTGGCAGCGAGAACCGGATGGTCGTGCTCGGGTTGAATGGGTTCGGGTAGTTCTGTCCGAGCAAGAAGCTTTGCGGAATGGCTTGTGTTTGCTCAACACCGGTGATATTCGTAGCGCGGTAGATCCCCTCGCCATTACTTCCAATAAGAAATGCAGTAGCAACTGGCAAAGCGCTCCCGGAATTAGTAACGGCCACAGTCTGCTTCTCGCGCGGTGGACCATGATAATCTTCAACAATCTCGCACCTTTCCATAATCCCAAAAATGTCAACCCCAAAAACAGAAGGGACCCCTATCACGAGTAAGACATCCGAGTCAGATATTACTTGTGCTTTTTTCCAATACCCACTGTTGGGACCGCACTGTACCCATTCGTTTCCCCCAACCTTTGCAACCGATTGCGCCGGCACTAGCTTGAATGTTCCACTGCCCCAAGTGCCGCAAAGAACTCGGGTAGCAAGGCTATCCCCCGCATCTGCAAGGCGCTATCGCGAGCGGTTATTGTTGTTACATTCAGATTCGTCAGCCCGGTATTGAACTCCGCCCACATGCTGCCATTGTCCGTCGAGCGGTAGACGCCCCTGCTTGTCCCGAAGCCGGAACCAACGCCTGTTGCAAGGTAGACTGTGTCTCCATCGAACGCGATGTCGGCAATCTTTTGGACAGTAGGGATATTTATTTCAGTCCAAGTGTTGCCGTTGTCTGTCGAGCGGTGGATGTATGAGCCATAATCTGCAAAGAGATGCCCCTGGTCGTTGCATGCGATAACGTTCGTGTACCATACGTCCCCGCTTTGTGTCCACGTCGCGCCCTGATCGGTTGAGCGAAATCTGCCGGAGGCTGTTCCGACAAACACAGTGCCGTTGGGACATACCGAAATAGAGTTGATGAATTGAACAGGTATGAACCCTGTTTCACTCCATGTCAGGCCGGCATCGGTCGATCGGAACACACCGGCGTACAGCGTCGCTGCATAGAGAGCACCGTTGGGCGCTTCCGCAATAGATGTCACATGCGTATTGTTCATACCGTTCACGACCTGAGTCCATGTGTCGCCCGGACTGAGAGTGCCATTGGAGCGATACGTACCCATCCCGGCACTTCCGGCAAGAACCACGTTTCCTGACACAATGATTCTCATGAAGCCAATGTCGGGCACACCGGTTTGCTGTGTCCACGTCGTGCCATTGTCAGTGGACTTGAAAAGACCGCCAGCCCCGGCTGCGTAGATGCCGTTGGAGGTGAAGGTGAGATCCGCATACCCCTCGCCGGGCGGCGGCATCAGGTCCGTCCAGTTGTCTCCATTGTTTGTCGAGCGGTACATGGTAAACCCATCCGATGCAAAGATGTCACCGGAGGGACTCACAGCTACCACCTCCATCTGCATGACCCCGGTGATGCCGTTGTTGATTGCCGTCCAGTTTGCGCCGTTGTCCGTTGAGCGAAACACTCCGCCGCCGTAGGTTGCCGCAAAGAGATAACCGTTGCTCAACTTTACATCAAGAGATCGAACACTCGTGTTTGTGAGCCCGTTGTTGATTGCGCTGAATGTCGTTCCGTTGTTCGTAGACTGATATACACCAAACGCAAAACCGCCCGCGAGGATATTACCGTTGGAAAGTACGAGCAACACATCGACAGTTCTGTTGTTCAAGGAGTTGACGATCTTTTGCCACGTCGCCCCGCCATCCGTTGAGCGGAGAAATCCGGGGCTTGCGCCGACGAAGATATCACCCGCGGAGTTGAGAGCAACCGACCGCGGGTCAATGATAAGCGTGTCATTGTAGATCTGTACCCATGCGTCGCCGTTGTTGGTTGTCTTGAAGATGCCTCCAAGGTACGTCCCGGCATAGATGTTTCCACTTGCATCTTTGGCCAGATCATTGATCCACCCGCCGTAGGGCCCGACGGCAGTCCACTGCTGACCAAAAGCAACGCTCGCTGATGAAAACATGAGCAACACAAAGTAGAACACCCTGTGAATCGCATTCATGGTTGGCTCCTATGAGGTTGTGTACAAAACGTTAGGCTGAAGATCTCGTCGTTTCATGAGCAAGCCCCCCCGAGAATTACTTTACCAACAGCATCTTTTTGACATCAACAAACAGAGCGCCGGCATCGTCAGCCCGAGCCTCCAAACGGTAGAAATACACGCCGCTTGCCAACGCCGAAGCATCAAACCTGACAGACTTGAACCCAGCATCCACGATCTCGTTCAAGAGGATCGCCACTTCCTGACCGAGAATGTTGTACACCTTCAGCGAAACGAAGGATACTCGCGGAATTCCAACACGTATCGTTGTTGAAGCGTTGAACGGATTGGGATAGTTCTGCGCAAGAGTGAACTCCGCCGGCATGCCCGGTTCATTCGGCTCGTGCACATCGACGGTGTTCTGTACGAATATCGAATCGTCGATCGTTCCATTATTTCCGTGGTCAATGTAGATTCTGACGGGCTCAGCCAGATTGTTCCAGTTCGGAACGATG
This window harbors:
- a CDS encoding T9SS type A sorting domain-containing protein, producing MPVATAFLIGSNGEGIYRATNITGVEQTQAIPQSFLLGQNYPNPFNPSTTIRFSLPKPAYVTLRIYNILGQEVATLLNEFAEAGFRSVRFDASGLASGVYFYRLQSGQFVHTRKLVLLR
- a CDS encoding T9SS type A sorting domain-containing protein, with the translated sequence MRNLDPQSKSVTVGTIFIIDSTAEKTYTISDCALAQNDSMQFGKEGDDDYKVVNVGPAKTYGLRIEYGSVAVGRLFIQPTVNLSATSSHIIVPNWNNLAEPVRIYIDHGNNGTIDDSIFVQNTVDVHEPNEPGMPAEFTLAQNYPNPFNASTTIRVGIPRVSFVSLKVYNILGQEVAILLNEIVDAGFKSVRFDASALASGVYFYRLEARADDAGALFVDVKKMLLVK